A window from Fuerstiella sp. encodes these proteins:
- a CDS encoding PSD1 and planctomycete cytochrome C domain-containing protein yields the protein MKDTILMTTVLLAFAGEFCQAADVNFSRDIRPLLSDKCFRCHGPDDGNRQADLRLDVRSDAVAAGAIKPNNPKSSELLNRITSDDPNVRMPPPSTEKMISEEETELLLTWIQEGAEYSRHWAFESPERPELPSVRNNEWIRNPIDRFVLAKLESQKMSPSEPADRVTLIRRLYLDLLGLPPSPASVDTFLSDTRNNSFQNLLEQIFKSEHFGERWGRWWLDAARYADSDGYEKDKQRSVWFYRDWVIAAMNDDMPYDEFVIQQIAGDLLPAAGQSELVATGFLRNSMVNEEGGADPEQFRVEGMFDRMDAIGKAILGITTQCAQCHTHKYDPLSQREYYRMFAALNNFHEATATVFTPSQDQQRQHVLNDIAEIETDIKRRVPDWKDQLSKWTQHETEKLVDWRIVIPTDRPYSGQKFRILNDGSIISESYAPTKTNDTFSLRTTAENLTAFRLDVLTHPQLPRSGPGRSVSGTGALSSFEVSIAPADAPDEQQKIKLVRAWADINPAHSDLPLIYREKDADSDTRVTGPIQYAIDGDDKTAWTTDNGPGRRNRNCHAVFFPEHPVSASGEVILSFTLRQRHGGWNSDDNQNYLLGRYQFSVTESDTAEESKLPSLIEAVLQIPKPERTVEHNNQLFSYWRTTVSEFAEDNTKIEQLWKRFPEAESQLVVRSRSTTRTTHILTRGDFLNPGEQVTSGTPAFLHAFPKSSEPDRLRFAKWLVSDEAPTTARVIVNRIWQAYFGRGIVSTPEDFGFQSPGPTHPKLIDWLAVELMENQWSLKHIHRLIVNSATYRQAAGGSPEQRESDPYNELLGRAPRTRVDAELVRDIALTASGLLNRVIGGPSVYPPAPEFLFQPPASYGPKHWYLSTDDQQYRRSLYIHGYRSVPYPAMQLFDAPKGDTSCVRRPRSNTPLQALVLLNEPQFVQCAQAMAVRVLRESDPEDSQRLSYAHRLCVSRSPTQAELQILQTLLDQQRTRISANEIDVDKLINGLPGTERQLTTKQARNLAPWIVVCRAILNIDETITRQ from the coding sequence ATGAAAGACACAATCCTCATGACGACCGTGCTGCTTGCCTTTGCCGGCGAATTTTGTCAGGCAGCTGATGTCAACTTTAGCCGTGATATCCGGCCGCTGCTTTCTGACAAATGCTTCCGTTGCCACGGACCGGATGATGGGAATCGTCAGGCAGATCTGAGGCTGGATGTTCGCAGCGACGCCGTCGCCGCCGGTGCGATCAAACCGAATAACCCGAAGTCCAGCGAGCTTTTAAATCGCATTACGTCAGACGACCCAAACGTCAGGATGCCACCACCGTCGACTGAAAAAATGATCTCCGAGGAAGAAACAGAACTTCTCTTGACATGGATACAGGAAGGAGCCGAATACTCCCGGCACTGGGCGTTTGAATCACCGGAACGCCCGGAACTTCCGTCAGTCCGGAACAACGAATGGATCCGTAACCCGATCGACCGGTTCGTTCTGGCAAAACTTGAATCTCAGAAGATGAGTCCGTCGGAACCAGCGGATCGAGTGACCTTGATTCGTCGACTGTATCTCGATTTACTCGGACTGCCACCTTCTCCTGCAAGCGTCGATACTTTCCTCTCAGACACGCGAAACAACTCCTTTCAAAACCTGCTCGAACAGATATTCAAATCTGAGCACTTCGGAGAACGATGGGGACGCTGGTGGCTGGACGCGGCTCGATATGCTGATTCTGATGGCTACGAAAAAGATAAACAGCGAAGTGTCTGGTTCTACCGCGACTGGGTGATCGCTGCGATGAACGACGATATGCCCTATGACGAATTCGTAATTCAGCAGATTGCCGGAGACCTGTTACCAGCCGCAGGTCAGTCGGAACTGGTTGCCACCGGGTTTCTCCGAAACTCCATGGTTAACGAAGAAGGAGGCGCCGACCCGGAACAGTTTCGAGTTGAAGGAATGTTTGACCGAATGGATGCAATCGGTAAAGCGATTCTTGGGATCACGACTCAGTGCGCTCAGTGCCACACGCACAAATATGACCCACTGAGTCAACGCGAGTATTACCGAATGTTCGCCGCCCTGAATAATTTTCATGAAGCAACGGCAACGGTCTTTACTCCGTCTCAGGATCAGCAACGTCAGCATGTGTTGAACGACATCGCTGAAATCGAAACCGATATAAAACGGCGCGTGCCGGACTGGAAGGATCAACTATCGAAGTGGACCCAGCATGAAACAGAAAAACTGGTGGATTGGCGAATCGTCATCCCCACAGATCGCCCGTACTCAGGACAAAAATTTCGAATACTAAATGACGGATCGATCATCAGTGAAAGCTACGCCCCTACGAAGACTAACGATACCTTTAGCCTCAGAACGACTGCGGAAAACTTAACGGCATTTCGTCTGGACGTACTGACGCATCCGCAACTGCCTCGGAGCGGTCCCGGTCGGTCGGTCTCAGGAACTGGTGCACTCTCCTCATTTGAGGTGTCAATTGCTCCGGCTGATGCTCCCGACGAGCAGCAGAAAATCAAACTGGTACGAGCATGGGCAGACATCAATCCGGCACATTCAGATCTGCCGTTGATCTATCGCGAAAAGGATGCGGACAGCGACACTCGTGTGACCGGACCGATTCAATATGCAATCGACGGCGACGACAAGACGGCATGGACCACAGATAATGGTCCGGGTCGGCGCAACCGAAATTGTCATGCTGTGTTTTTTCCGGAACACCCGGTTTCAGCCTCCGGTGAAGTGATTCTGTCTTTCACACTGCGGCAGCGCCATGGCGGCTGGAATTCAGACGACAACCAAAATTATCTGCTGGGGCGATATCAATTTTCGGTGACCGAAAGCGACACCGCTGAAGAATCGAAGCTACCCTCTTTGATTGAGGCCGTGCTGCAGATTCCGAAACCGGAACGGACAGTGGAACACAATAATCAGTTGTTCAGCTACTGGAGGACAACCGTTTCTGAGTTCGCCGAAGACAACACCAAAATTGAACAACTGTGGAAAAGGTTTCCGGAAGCAGAATCACAACTTGTGGTGCGGTCGCGTTCGACGACCCGAACGACCCATATCCTGACACGCGGAGACTTTTTGAACCCCGGTGAACAGGTCACATCAGGAACACCGGCGTTTCTGCACGCATTTCCGAAATCCAGTGAGCCCGACCGACTACGATTCGCGAAGTGGCTGGTCTCGGATGAGGCTCCAACGACAGCCCGTGTCATCGTAAATCGCATATGGCAGGCCTATTTCGGACGGGGAATTGTATCAACTCCCGAAGACTTCGGTTTTCAGTCTCCGGGTCCTACACACCCAAAGCTGATCGACTGGCTGGCTGTCGAATTAATGGAGAATCAGTGGAGTTTGAAACACATTCACCGTCTGATCGTGAATTCAGCAACATATCGACAGGCAGCCGGTGGATCGCCCGAACAGCGAGAATCGGATCCCTACAACGAGTTGTTGGGGCGTGCCCCCCGCACTCGCGTGGACGCAGAATTGGTACGGGACATCGCACTGACTGCCAGCGGACTGTTGAACCGCGTGATTGGTGGTCCGAGCGTCTATCCACCGGCTCCCGAGTTTCTATTTCAACCTCCCGCGAGTTATGGCCCCAAGCACTGGTACCTGTCTACCGATGATCAGCAGTATCGCCGAAGTCTGTATATTCACGGTTACCGCAGTGTTCCCTATCCGGCAATGCAGCTGTTTGACGCTCCCAAAGGGGACACCTCCTGCGTCCGTCGGCCGCGAAGCAACACTCCACTGCAGGCACTGGTGCTGCTTAACGAACCGCAATTCGTTCAGTGCGCGCAAGCCATGGCGGTTCGGGTGCTGCGGGAGTCTGATCCGGAGGATAGCCAGCGTCTGAGTTACGCTCATCGGTTGTGCGTCAGTCGGTCGCCAACTCAAGCTGAGTTGCAAATCCTGCAAACACTGCTCGATCAGCAGCGCACACGTATTTCAGCGAACGAAATCGACGTCGACAAACTCATCAACGGATTACCTGGCACTGAACGCCAACTCACCACAAAGCAAGCCAGGAACCTGGCACCGTGGATTGTGGTATGTCGGGCAATTCTGAATATCGACGAAACAATAACCCGGCAATAG
- a CDS encoding DUF1501 domain-containing protein, which yields MIVHNKTAVSVARTAAPAKRRWFLQQCGLGLGRIALTGLMADSISRAEAAVNPLAARQPHFPAKAKNVILLFMGGGPSQFEILDYKPTLQRLDGTLPPSDLLDGYRTAFINPNSKLLGPKFKFSRHGESGTELSELLPHTAGVADDLCIIRSMTTDAFNHAPAQLMMSTGSPQFGRPAIGSWVTYGLGSESRDLPAFIVFNSGKKGPSSGNGSWNSG from the coding sequence ATGATTGTTCATAACAAAACAGCGGTGTCAGTCGCAAGAACGGCAGCACCGGCAAAACGCCGCTGGTTCTTACAACAATGTGGACTTGGACTGGGCCGGATTGCCCTGACCGGCCTGATGGCGGATTCGATTAGCAGAGCTGAGGCTGCCGTGAATCCGCTGGCTGCCCGACAACCACATTTCCCGGCCAAAGCAAAAAACGTCATTCTGCTGTTTATGGGGGGTGGTCCGAGCCAGTTTGAAATCCTGGACTACAAGCCGACGCTGCAGCGACTGGACGGTACGTTGCCACCGTCCGATCTGCTGGACGGCTATCGAACTGCCTTCATCAATCCAAACTCCAAATTACTGGGACCAAAGTTCAAATTTTCCAGACACGGTGAATCCGGTACGGAACTCTCAGAGCTACTACCACACACGGCCGGCGTGGCAGATGACCTGTGCATCATTCGATCCATGACCACAGACGCCTTCAACCACGCCCCGGCGCAGCTGATGATGAGTACCGGGTCCCCCCAGTTTGGCCGGCCCGCGATCGGCTCCTGGGTGACATACGGACTGGGAAGCGAATCGAGAGATCTTCCGGCTTTCATTGTCTTCAATAGCGGAAAGAAGGGCCCCAGCTCAGGTAATGGCAGCTGGAATTCCGGGT